TCCCTgacccctccttttctttttcctttaaagactCAAAAATTTGAGAGAGGGGGGAAGATAAAATTAACCTTTGACTAGAATTAGAGTTGATGAGCTTGTTCAAAATGTGGGTGTACTTTTGGGTTGCATGGGTACAGAACTGTGCAAAGAATCCATATGCTTCTCATACCAAACAACAGTTTGTACCAAAACATTGTCTGTTGTGGAACTTCTGTGAGACAGTAAAGAAAGTCTGCAGCAAGAGCAAAGGAGTTTGCATAGGAATATCAGGTTTTAGCAGGAGAGCTGAAGGTGGTGGATATAGGTGACTTCCAGGGGACTACTAAGCTGATTTTGGCTTTACTTGTGATTCCAGGGATAAATTAGGTTGTAAGTCAGGGTACCTCTATGATATCTGAGGATTATGCAATTGAAAAGATAGAGCTGTGTGTTTTAGAttcatttccttgttttgtttccctGCTGGTCTTAGGCTTATCACTTATGGAGGGTAGATAGGAGACTCCTGAATCACTGGCAAATTATCAAAAGGTTTCCAAATCAGGAAATatacatgttttcttttagtaAGCTTAAGGCTATGAAAAATGTAATTGATCCATCCTAGGACAGTTTATGAGCATTGActctattatataatttttagacAAGTTTAACTGAAGAGTATTGAAAACCTTTTTTCCTCACAGATGGATGGTGACAGCTCTACAACAGATGCTTCTCAACTAGGAATTTCTGCAGACTATATTGGAGGAAGTCATTATGTTATACAGCCTCATGATGGTAAGAAAGCCacagaaaaaaattcacaagTAGAAACAAATTAGAAATGTTATTGATGTGATGTTTTAGGGTTACTTTTGTCTTTACAGTAAAATTAGTGATCTTGTGTCACAGTTCAGTGATAGTCTAAAACGGTATACTGTGCTATTTTTTATTAGAAGTAGTCTTCAAAAGAATGACGGGTTCTAGAAAAGAATTCTTTAAAAGTATGCCTTTTTAAAGCtggtacactttaaaaaattttttgttactAATTTCCTATTTAAGCATTAAATATAGCAAATTCTAATTCAATTGATACAGTAAATTGAATAGTTTTTAGAGGGTAGGTGGCCAGCTGTTATGTTTCTAGTATTATGAATagacttatttttgttttttattcattattgAGTTTGAACTATGTCAGGTACTAGAATGTCAGTATTATATTGACCTatcagaaataatttattttgtggCATTATGATGTGTAAGATTAAAAAACTATAAGATATATTTTTGTAGAAGGCAGCTGGGTGGTGGGTGATTGTTCATCCTAAAACAGGTACTCAAGTTAACTTTGATAACatcattttaaacatataaaagTGTGAATTGAGTCAGCTTAAGtaccttttttatttaataaagagTGAGAAGTTTACTTACAGAAGAACATTGGATTACTGCTATAGCTTTGCTCAAAAACTATTACTGGGTCAGTAATGGTCAAGTCCAGTTTTTCCATTCTTTATAAACTTGGCTTTGGGTAAACATACAGCCTCTTAATCTAGCAGTTTGCCTGGAGCCATAGTTCAGTGTAGTCTCTAAGTTTTATAGCTAAGTTATGTAACAGATATTTATGAGCACCTTCTCTGTTGAAGGTGCTATACCAAGTTCTAGGAAGGACACAAAGCTGATCCCTGGCCTCAAGTAGCAGAAATCTAAGAGGGGGAATGAGAAATAAGAATCATAAAGTATGTCAgagaaaacacacaaagaagCACTTGTGATATTTTGTGAAAGGAGAGATCAGTTCTGAAGGTGCTGTGGAGATGGATTTGAGCTTTTTGGAGAATAGGTAAGTAGGATTTAGTAGGCAGAATTGAGGATAAAAGTATTCTAGGCAGTGGGTTTGAAATTAATTAAGAGGTTCAGTTACGGCCCTAAGAAAACTGTGAAAACAGCTATCCAAATCTCTAGAAATGACTAGGAAATAAACCAGAATAATTCTTAGATTGTTTCAGGTAGTCTTCTCTATCTTGAAGTATAAATTACGAGAAACTTTAaactgctatttttattttagatactGAGGACAGCATGAATGATCATGAAGACACAAACGGTTCAAAAGAAAGTTTTAGAGAACAAGATATATATCTTCCAATTGCAAATGTTGCAAGGATAATGAAAAATGCCATACCTCAAACGGGAAAGGTAATGCAGAGGAGAAATTtgactaggttttttttttccttggggaTGGGGAGGCGGGGGGTGTAAAACTACATGAAAATGTAATTCATGAAAATAATTAGCTATTGATTTCAGTCATTCAGCCTTTCAGCTAAATATTCCCATTCTACATACCTAGTTACTGAGCAGTGTTCCAGTTTCAGTTCTCTCATGTCCTCCAgtgctcccccctccccacgtTACTGGAAGCAgataaaacagaattaagaattactttaaaaataggtGCATTGTCAGAACTGACAGGTTTGGGCATATGAAGTTGTAACTTTCATAATGTTGTAGCAAAATTGGGTCATGTTAGGCTGATATGGATGTAGTGAGGACTTTCCCCTAAAATCCTTATACTTGGAAACTGTATATAGTTATAAATATTAATGTACATTTAAATTCAGCTGgcgtgatttttaaaaatagttttgtcGTATGAGACAGCTGTATAAACAGtattaataagttttaagaaCTCATTGTCACTCTACTTATCACTTGGTCTGAACTAAAATCCATACTTTATGTTGTTTTATATTGCATAATAAGCTTTTCTCTCACTTTATTATAGCTCAGAAAATACTTAGGAAAGTAATAAAGCTTACAaagaaatacattattaaaatatatcaccTGAGATTTCCTTCTAATGTTTTAAGGGAAGAAGCACAAGTGCTGATGTTGCTTCCTGGGCCGGGCCTGTGCTGCCTGGTACTgtggccactagccacatgtggataTCAAGCTCTTGAGATGCTGGCCAGTCTGAACTGAGATGTACTGTAAATGTAAAACACACCCCAGAATTTGAAGGCTtagtatgggaaaaaaaaaaatctcaatttgaaaatcaaaaaaaaaaatgaagtttataGTTGAttgacagtatttaaaatatctcaatttttaaattgattctgtgcttaaataatattttcaatttattaggttaagcaaaatatattattaaaaacaatttcacctgttttttttttagtgtagctGCTAGAAAATCTAGTTATGAATACAGCTCTCCTTATATCATCTTGCTTAACTGCATTTATGCAACTCTTGTGACTTTTCTCCAGGATGTAAAATAGGCATTGAGGTGAAACACTGTAGGTTTCAGCAAGGATTTTGTCATTCCTGTTAGAAGTGGCTTTGGAATTGCATAATTTAATCCACTAGAACCCTAAGAAGAGAATTGTTTTTATAATGAGATGGCAGGTGTATGCTGCTTTtggtaggctttttttttttttgtaaactcaAAACCTGTACCTGACACTTTGTATCTTCATTAATAAAAATGTCACCAGATTATTTCTCTCCCTTGTAAGTTTTATATGAATTCAGTGtgtggtttgtttttaaaaattttctggtgTCCTCATTGGTGGAAATGCCAGGGCAGAGAAGTGGTACCTAAGCCTAGCCCATAGTACACTCCAGACATGACAGGATTGATTTTCTTAGGGCACTTAGTTAGTAAGAGTTTCATCTTTTGGGGTAGTAGGGACATCCAGTGGTTGCTTTTTACACCTAAAGtctatttgttttctgtgaatAGTTGTCAGGTCTTCTCTTACTTATATTTGAGTTTTTACTCTCACTCTGAGAGTTGGAATTTTGATAGCACATGTTGTGTCCATGTTATTAGCATATATATTAAAGATTAAAGGTTAACTGTAATAAATTGAAATTTATTATTCTGAATAGTCTTTTGTTTTTGCAGGTTGTTAGGAAGGTGATGGTTATATTCCCTGCAGATTAACTTACGATTTTTCTCTTCAGATTGCAAAAGATGCCAAAGAATGTGTTCAAGAATGTGTAAGTGAGTTCATCAGCTTTATTACATCTGAAGCAAGTGAAAGATGCCATCAAGAGAAACGGAAGACAATCAATGGAGAAGATATTCTCTTTGCCATGTCTACCTTAGGCTTCGACAGTTATGTAGAACCTCTGAAGTTATACCTTCAGAAGTTCAGAGAGGTAAGTAAAGTGTCTTCCATTATGCTTTTAAGAAAATGAGGTACTCTGTTTACTTTAACTTTTTATATGTATTACTCATTTCTCAGAAGTATGTAATCACTTATATTACTATACTTAAATATTAAATAGTaagtcctttcttttttctcaattaCTCATGACAGCATAGTTAATGATTAAGAGCATGGATTCTGGATTCAGACCACCTGGATGCTGAACTCTGTGACCCTGAGCAGACTATTTAAGTACTTTTGGCCTTGGTTTCCTGGTCTGTAAAGTGAGGCatataatagtacctacctcacagagttATTGAGAGGACTAAGTAAAATAACCCACATACAGCACTTAGTTGGCATTTAGTGAGTGTTCGATAATGTTAGCGCATGCTGTTATTGTTATTAATTTAAAGAGATAGCATCTCAAAGCTTGGGgccttttaaataaagaaaagggAATTATAATTATATCCTTTTCTTattattggttgaatttttctacATTTCCTATTTGGTTTTTCTTTGCCTGTGGTATGAATTTTGTGAAAATGAGTTGAGATCAGCATATTTATTTCCACACTCCAACTTGGGTGTCACATTCACattgctttcaaaatattttcataatatctTTAGTGTTGGAATCTCATTCAATTAGTGATATCTGCACAGAGTGATTAAAGTAGGAAAAGAATGTGCAAATTCTTTACAGAACTTTTCCAAATCTTCAGCATCGTTAGAACCTTAGCGTAGACAGAAACTAGTAGGTCTTTGATCCAAACTGTAATTTTGATTTAGGAATTTTAAACTACAGACTGGATACTACAGTACTGCATAGTTGGCTGATGTATATagttaaatgtatatatgtatacgtttgtgtatacatatgtatgtgtatatatagttaAATGATAACTTGGATCATGTGTAGATTTATAGCTGATTATTTATAGTATTCTGCAGACTACATCTGTAAGtagacttctgttttctttttgatgttgtGTGGAATTAGAATAATTTACTTTTACTCATaagtattttagattttctaggtcattattaacattattaaCTTGTGATGACTACTTATATAAAAAGTTAGCATTTTGAAGGGCTTCTTTATGTGTTATTAACCAGAAGTGTTAATAAATACTCTTTCTTTTGTAATAATAAGAGCTCCTAATTTTAGGAAATAAGATTCTCATTTAGGAAACATGTCTTctgttttggagtttttttttttattgaataccagtgattacttttttaattttccttcccCAGGCtatgaaaggagagaaaggaattgGTGGAGCAGTCACAGCTACAGATGGACTAAGTGAAGAACTTACAGAGGAGGCATTTAGTAAGCAGTGTTATGCTACATGTATACAACTGAATTGTTCTTACACATCATGTAGATTGTTGGAAGTGATTAATACTATATGTCAGTAGTGGAACTTTTGGAATAGTagcactgtttttttgtttttttaagcactGTGTGTTTTGATATAGCACTATTTTGAATACCTCTTACTAGTTCCTGCCCTTATATTTGAAGTCGGTGAAGGATAAGCATAGAAATTTTAATTCTGCACAGATTATAATCTTTTACCAATAGTTCAGACTGACTTCAGTAGCCCTAGTTTTTGGTTTAAGATTCACACAGGATAGAATATTGAAAATTGTTGTTTATAATATAAAATCTTGggatttaaataaatttgaattgaagatttcttaaaaattaagtcATATTGGTGAAATAAAAGGTCTATGGTGGTATTtctcataaaatttatatgtatatatatttctcatatttaaaatatatgctgcttagatatgtaagtgttgCTCCCAGCCCAGCCTTATAGTGTAGGTCTACTTATGAATCAGAAATTCCATCCAATCTTTTCTGCACATGGGCAATAACTATAAAGTACACTGTAGAGAAATGAAGAttcagaaaatcagaaaatgctATAGGGAAAAAAAGGTGCTTTTTAGGGagctttttttaaagtgaaaaaaatgacacaacctTAAGGTTCAGGCCAAGAAAGCAGATGCTTTTCctgctttaacttttttttttttttttttttttttttttttgtcttttagctAACCAGTTACCAGCTGGCTTAATAACTGCAGATGGTCAGCAACAAAATGTTATGGTTTACACAACATCATATCAACAGGTAAAGTACCTTCTTtgtatttaaattctttaaaaaattatattcattgatttttctttaaaaatcacaggTAGTTAACTGTTATTATTAAGAATCTGATAAAGAAGGgtgttaaaattgttttcttaaaatataactGTGTACAGTATTCTCTTATAGTTAAAAATatgtacacagatgttcatatTGTCTGTGCTCTGTATCCTGGGTTCCACACCCATGGATTCAGCCGACAACGGATCATGTGCTGTTTTCAATCTGTAGTTGAATCTTTAGCTGTGGAATTGATGGATGCAGAGGGCCAaccaagggacttgagcatctgcacaTTTTGGTATACACAGAGCATTTTTAAACCAATCCCCCGTGGATATTGAAGAGACAACTGTATTTgcatagaatatttttataaagatacaCAAGAAGTTAGTAAAGTAGTTCCCTTAGGTAGAGTGAATGGAGATTTGGGTTGGGAACTAGACTTGGTTTTCATtgtctattatttttattctttgaatgTCTATAATATATTgctttaaactattttttcttaattctacTCAATTTGAACTTTCAAATCTTAGATTTCTGGTGTTCAACAAATTCAGTTTTCATGATCCGAAGAAATGATGGAATGGAGAGCATAGAGAAAGTGTATGATTCcagaacagagacattagaagGAAATGACTGGTGAAAAGATGTCTCTTTGTACATTAAATAGCTGTAATGTAGCTTCCCAATGCTTGACTAATTGAGGTGTTAATTCTGACTTGAGAATCTTTTTCatgaatgattttaaagaaaaatttggattttaaaggtattaaaatatttttgttttgtacaaGAGTTTGTTGCTCTGTATGACTCCTGTATGCATTGTATATTGCAATTTATTACTGTCAGAGATTTGTAGACAGTTTCTTATTTTCATATTGAATCATGTTACTTTTGTAATTCAAGTAAGCAGCTGGGTTAATTCATGATGTTTgcccttttaataaaatataagggTAGAGTTCATTTTGAATGCAAGTTgcctttattataaattttagttTGTCTTGGTTATATAATATCTTGCATGATAACCTAGCTAGATTTTTAGCATTTgccatatttattaaaattaatctttttgTAAAACATTCATAGCTTAAGcaacaccatttttaaaaaaatgtaattgagAAATTAAGTGTGAATGCAGAAGCAAATATTGTCTGCCCTATTCAACTTGGTGCCCATTAACAGTGTTTACACTGTTCATTATGCCTGTTAAGATAGTTTTAATTCACTGGAGCTTTTGTTAAGACTAGATTTGTTTTTGAGTTAGATTATTGAGTGTTGGAATTCATTAATAAGTTTAATGTAGTTCTAGTGCTCTTGAAATGGTGCCCCTTTCATTTGGTATATGGTTTTTCCAAAGCTTATCTTCAAATACTATATAGTATCCTCTTCCAGAGGAGGAATTTTATAGTCTGGTGGTAAAGGTCCTCATTTTACCTTTCTAATTGAAATGTCAAGTTTCCTATTATACTATGGGAACCAAGAAACGTCAGACATCATTGTGTGCGCACAGACCTTTTCTGCATGGGTGAGTGAATGAAATGAGCAAAGTGAGTGCTCCGAATGGTGTGAAAGAGAAGCTGCCAACTTCTAGTGTGCTGTCTTGATCTTTGCAATAAACTAAACTTAGATAACATAACTCTGTATAATTTAGTAGTATGTACTTGGgttgttccttttttaaagtgaggattttattttctcactttttttttggtggtaatTAATGTgagtatttgggtttttttaaatcaacaattGCTCTTGTATAGTTTGCCTAAAAGGCACCTTAAGTGAATGTCATCCTGGAAGGACATTCAAATTTATGAGGGAGAAACAATTTCCCAGCTATAGGCTGAACAGAAACATTTACTTTGCCAGAAGGAACTTTTGGGGACACAATTGGGATAATCTGAAGTTAGTAACTCCCTCACTAccttcccatttaaaaaataatcttcatTACAGAAAATTCAAATAGGCAAAAAAAGGGTGGTTAAGCAAAATCAGCCATCATCCTACTATGTTACGATAGCCAATGTTAATATTTTGGTAAATATCATTTGTCCTTTTACTTtgctaaatatgtatatttttataaaaatgggcTCATACTTGCATACTGTTTTGTATTCTGctcttttcacttaacaatatattGTGAACATTTTTCCCAGGTCATTATACagtcttctatttttatttgtttattattctgttgtatggctgaaacattatttatttaatcctaTATTGGACATTTTGACTATATACATCTTTTCACAGTTATAAACAACACTTCACTGAATCTTGTGTACATTCATGAGTGTTTCCTTCAAATAGATTCTTAGAATTGTTGGTTTAACAGATAAGCAAAAATTTAAGGCTTTtgatacatatataaatgtatttttgaaatatCTTCCATTTGATCCTGGCAGTATGTCATTATATAACTGATAAAAGCACTTGGTCTTTGGTTATCAGATTCTTTCTCTAAAGTTTAAAGATTGGGCTATATTTAAgaatcaagattaaaaaaaaggaattaattagGGGggtgtatagctcaatggtagagtgtagagtgcatgtttagcatgcatgaggtcctgggctgaATCCCCAGGACCCccgtttaaaaaatttttattaataaataaataaacctaattaccctcccccccaaaacacaaacaaacaacaaaaggaattAGAGAACTTAAAATTTTGTATCATTATATGTCaagataaaattctaaatttaataATCCAGAGGTAGTACTAAAACTATAGAGTAGGTAAAATTAGGTCAACTTTGGGTTAAATGAGCTTGAAACTTGGAAAGAACATTGGCATTCTGCATGTGTCAGATCCATAGTCTCCTTTTATGCACATGAGAGGCAGTGTTGGCTTCTTACCTGGCCTCTGTTGCATGGAATTGAATGTTACACTTTCTTCCTCTCTGGAACCTTTCAGTATATAAGCTCCTACATTAACctaaaagagtttttttttttaagaaataattttgtaCATGTTGCTTTATGAGTATCTAAGAGAGAAGTGGGCTTCAGTAACTACCAAGTCTTATATAGAAGAAGGGACTTAAGTAGCTTTTATCTATCCCCTCACTAACTCATTATAGCGGAGATGCTTTAGTCCAGAGGGAATTTTTTTGCTACCTTCCTAATGTCATATACTTGGGTATGATGACATTTCaagctatttgtatttcttttcctcttagaGTGTAGTATCAAtgcagtattttcttttcttcaaaaacaTGCCTTTTTGCCTGTTTTCCAGATTGCCTTACTGGGTTAAAGGAATACCAGTTAACTCCACGAAGGCCCACTAAAAGGATTTCACAGCAGTATCGGTTAggcatgaaaaatgaaaaaaatagtttcTACTATTTGccaagaatgaaatcttgcaatGCAAGagtttttttgaaaatatattttctcttagGGAAGGTTATTTTATCAGCAGTCCAAAACAAGACAATATTTGCTGCTTTATGTGATAAAATACATTACTCAAATAAGTGATACTGGGTAAGATCTATACCAAAACTTgtctattttaaatgtatatttttggtCTGCCTGCATTAGACAATTTATATATTAAACATACTGAGTCATATagtgtgctcaggaataaaaaaaaatagaacccttctaattttgttttcaagGAGCTGTGCTATACTGTCCAAAAAATATTTAGCTTTAATTTATGGCTCCTTTTAGGGCTGGAAATATTACTTTGCTTAACTTCACCAAGTTTAGCTTCCTCTGGCTCATCCTGCTCCAGCCACCCTGGTCCCTTGGCTCCTGGTACCATGTTCTTTGCCTCTTCCCACCCACCGTGCCATGCCTTTAAACACATATACTTCCCTCTGCCTAcaacattctttctcttcctctgcctggCTAAGTCCCgctcatccttcaggtctcagcttaaacTTCATCAGGAAAGCCTTTTAAGACTTATAAAAACTCTGTACTAATCACCAAATACAGAAAATAGCACCACCCAAAACTGAGTAGATTTGTAACAGCCTACATGCTGGCTGCTATAGCCCCTTGGATATTTCTTTCAAGATGTGCTGCTTTTTATACctgattttaaggattttaaaaccATAAGGCAGAATCCTTTCAAATCATGGGCCACAGGTGACACTGGGGTGCATTCGTATCTCTGGCTTCTGGGCATCACCTTTCAAGATGTAAGCTTGCCTAATGATAAGGTTACAGCTTTCCCTACTCCAGAGACAGTTTCCTTTTGCATATTAAATAGATGCCTGTGCAAGGTAATGTATTGTAAGAACTCCTTTGCCAAGGCTAATGCCAGCAGGCATGCCAAATAAAGTCAGTAGAATATGTGCTGGCTCTGTATTAGTTTTAGGGGAGGAAATAACAAGTTGTTGATAGGTAGTTCCTCCATCTTCCACAAAAATACCTAAGATGAGAAGATTCTGACACTAGTGTAAACTTTTGCCTCTTGTAAAAAGGTATAATTAGGTCTTCCTTGAGTATCCTCTAAGAGCAAACAGTAACAGTTTTGTGTCTTTTGCACCTGATTTACAGGGCTCAATTTCAGAATACATCTGAATGAAAGATACTTCTGAACCTTAAACACTAGGTAATTG
The Vicugna pacos chromosome 12, VicPac4, whole genome shotgun sequence DNA segment above includes these coding regions:
- the NFYB gene encoding nuclear transcription factor Y subunit beta, with product MTMDGDSSTTDASQLGISADYIGGSHYVIQPHDDTEDSMNDHEDTNGSKESFREQDIYLPIANVARIMKNAIPQTGKIAKDAKECVQECVSEFISFITSEASERCHQEKRKTINGEDILFAMSTLGFDSYVEPLKLYLQKFREAMKGEKGIGGAVTATDGLSEELTEEAFTNQLPAGLITADGQQQNVMVYTTSYQQISGVQQIQFS